GAGGTCGTATTCGGTGTCGTTCGTTTCGTCGAGGAAGGACTCGAGGCGGCGGTAGCAGTCGACGAGGGTGTGCTCCTCCTCGAGGAGCATCTTCCGCAGGGCGGTCTTGTCGAACACCAGAAGCCGGTCGATGAACGGCAGGTCCCTGCAGATCTCCGCGAAGGTCGAGCACACGAGCAGGGTGATCCGGGCCCCGGGATGCGCCCTCCGGATGCTCTCCATCACCGGGGTCGTCTGGATGAGGTCTCCCATCCGGGTCAGGTTGACGAGCAGGACCTCCTTCATCCCGCCGCCTCCCGCCGGCCGATCTCGTTCAGCGCGAGGAAGATCCGCTCGACGCGGTCGACGGCCCCGTTGCCCGACCGGATCTCCCGCAGGACGTCCTCGAGCCGGAGGCGCCGGGAGCCGGCGAAGCGCGCCAGGTACCTGCCCAGATCCGTGTCCGGCCCCGCCTGCGCGACGAGCCGGCCGGGATCCTCCCGCTCGCGCATCGCCTTCCAGGGCGGACGGAAGCCGCTGCGGACCATGCAGCCGAGCATCGCCTCCATCCGGCGCTCGTAGGTGTGCTCCCGGAGGACCCGGAGGCGCCCCCGTTCCGCGACCGCCTCGCGCTCCTCCGGATGCGCGAGGTACCAGGCGATCTTCCCGCGCAGGTCGTCCAGGCCGTCGAAGCACGCCAGCTCCTCCCCGATGCGGAAGAAGCGGGCCAGCCCCTCTCTGGGATCCACGAGCTGGAAGGCGCCGCAGGCCGCGATCTCGAACGTCCTCGGATTCACGAAGTCGCCGTCGGGGTTCACCCCCTCGTGGTAGCTCGAGGAGTGGAGGTTGACGTTGATCCGGGAGGCGTTGAAGATCTTCACGATGTCTTCCGTGCCCACCCGCGCGCCTTTGCGCTGGAGGATCCCCTCGAAGACGGGGCACCCCCCCCACTCGTTTCCCCAGATCCGGAAGTCGAGGTCGACCAGCCCTTCGAAGAGCCGGCGCCGGTTGTAGTACCCCGCGCCGACGAAGGAGACGTCGCTTCCGTACTCCAGGATCTCCTGGCGCGTGAGCGCCATCCTTCGGTGAACCGCGGGGGACGCGGCCATCGGGAGGAAGGCAATGTTTTTCGCCCCCGCCTCCCGGAGCATCTCGAGGAAGCCGCCCTCCTGGATCGCGAAGAAGTGGTCGTACGACGATGCGACGTCCCGCCAGTACTTCATGTGGCGGTGGTCCTCGACGAACCAGAAGACGGTGGCGATCCCCTGTTCCCGAAGGATGGAAAGTGCCGAGGCCAGGATCGGAGCCTGCGCAAGCACGAGGACGATGTCGGGGCGGAACGGAACGATCCGCGCCATCGCCGCCTCGGAGGCGAACTCCCCGTACTTCATCCGCAGGATCTCCCGGTGCGGCGCGCTTTTCGTGATCCTGTCGATCGAAAGGAACGTCTCGCCGAAGGAAGAGTTATCGATGAACTCCACCTCGTGCCCCAGCGTCCGGAGCGCCTCCGCGCAGTAGCCGGCGACGGGCAGCGAGCCTCCGTAGAACGGGCCGACCACGGCGATCCGCAGCCCCCGGGCCACGACCTTGAGGACTTCCAGGCGGGAGGCGGCCTCCTCGTGCGGGGCCGGGTCCCGGCGGACCGACGGCAGATGGCGCAGCACGAGGAGCGTCCCGTCCGGCGGAGGAGAAGGAAGATCGTCCGGATCGGTGAAGATCCTTGCCGAGGAGAGGACCCGCGTAAGGTCCCGCGCCTCCATGGCCGCGCGCAGGACGTCGATCCCGGGCTCGAACACCGTGATCTCTCCACGCGCCGCGTGCAGAAGCTCCTCGACATGGTACCCAAGGCCGAATCCGAGGACCGCGATCGCGGAGGCGTTGCGGACGGCGTCATCGTGGTGCTCCGCCCAGTCGCGCGCTTCCCGGACCGGATCGTACACGCTGTGCAGCGCCGCGCCGTCCGCCTTGATCGACGGCGGCCCCGCCTTCGACGGGACGACGGCGACCGCTCCGCGGCCCGCGTTCCGGATCCGCTCCGAAAGACGCCGGTCGACGTCCGCTAGCGCATCGAGGTTCCGTTCGAGGAACACCGTCTACACCCCCGCCGACCGGGCGGCTTCGATGGCCGCCTTTTGCCGAAGCGCATCCTCGCGCGACGGGGCGAACAACAGCACCTTGCCGAGGTCCTCCAGCGCCTCTTCGTCCATGCCGAGCCGGGACGACAGCTCCGACCGGGCCACCAGCGCGTCCAGGTCGAGAGGGTGCTCCAGGAGATGCGCGTCGAGCGCGGCCCGCGCTCCGGCGAGGTCTCCGGCCGCCACCGCGGCCTCCACCCGGGCGCCCGTCGAGCGCGCCCCGGCCTCCGCCTTCCGGGCGCGGAACAAATACTGGAAGACGAACAGGTCCTTGACCTCCTCGGGCGTCTGGCCGCGAAGGACGACCCGTCCGAAGGACACGTCTCCCGCGTGGCCCGGGGGAAGCGCCTCGTACCCGGGCGACAGGTTCTCGG
This DNA window, taken from Thermodesulfobacteriota bacterium, encodes the following:
- a CDS encoding glycosyltransferase, with product MFLERNLDALADVDRRLSERIRNAGRGAVAVVPSKAGPPSIKADGAALHSVYDPVREARDWAEHHDDAVRNASAIAVLGFGLGYHVEELLHAARGEITVFEPGIDVLRAAMEARDLTRVLSSARIFTDPDDLPSPPPDGTLLVLRHLPSVRRDPAPHEEAASRLEVLKVVARGLRIAVVGPFYGGSLPVAGYCAEALRTLGHEVEFIDNSSFGETFLSIDRITKSAPHREILRMKYGEFASEAAMARIVPFRPDIVLVLAQAPILASALSILREQGIATVFWFVEDHRHMKYWRDVASSYDHFFAIQEGGFLEMLREAGAKNIAFLPMAASPAVHRRMALTRQEILEYGSDVSFVGAGYYNRRRLFEGLVDLDFRIWGNEWGGCPVFEGILQRKGARVGTEDIVKIFNASRINVNLHSSSYHEGVNPDGDFVNPRTFEIAACGAFQLVDPREGLARFFRIGEELACFDGLDDLRGKIAWYLAHPEEREAVAERGRLRVLREHTYERRMEAMLGCMVRSGFRPPWKAMREREDPGRLVAQAGPDTDLGRYLARFAGSRRLRLEDVLREIRSGNGAVDRVERIFLALNEIGRREAAG